One segment of Dolichospermum sp. DET69 DNA contains the following:
- the glcD gene encoding glycolate oxidase subunit GlcD: MLTQDKTQINWKPIIKKFVAVLGEKGVVQRKEELLTYECDGLTSYKQRPPVAVLPRTTEQVSEIVKICNQYSVPFIARGSGTGLSGGALPSENSVLIVTSLMRQILSIDLENQRAVVQPGVINSWVTQAVSGAGFYFAPDPSSQIICSIGGNIAENSGGVHCLKYGVTTNHVLGLKLVLPNGAIVDVGGQIPETPGYDLTGVFVGSEGTLGIATEITLKILKTAESICVLLADFTSVDAAAATVSDIISAGIIPGGMEMMDNISINAVEDVVATNCYPRDATAILLVEIDGLEVEVSANKQRVIEICKKNGARNVTSASDPETRLKLWKGRKAAFAAAGHISPDYYVQDGVIPRTQLPYVLQEIERLSHKYGYPIANVFHAGDGNLHPLILFDNSVHGELEKVEELGGEILKLCVKVGGSISGEHGIGADKKCYMPDMFSESDLETMQWVRQVFNPQGLANPGKIFPTPRTCGESAKASIQKFPDVERF, translated from the coding sequence ATGCTTACCCAAGATAAAACACAAATCAACTGGAAACCCATTATCAAAAAATTTGTCGCTGTTCTCGGTGAAAAAGGCGTAGTTCAACGCAAAGAAGAACTTCTCACTTATGAGTGTGACGGTTTAACTAGCTATAAACAACGTCCCCCCGTTGCAGTATTACCCCGCACCACAGAACAAGTATCAGAAATTGTCAAAATTTGCAATCAATACTCTGTTCCTTTTATCGCTAGAGGTTCAGGAACAGGTTTATCTGGTGGGGCTTTACCATCAGAAAATTCGGTTTTAATTGTCACTTCTTTAATGCGACAAATCCTCAGCATTGATTTAGAAAATCAGCGGGCTGTGGTTCAACCGGGAGTAATTAATAGTTGGGTGACTCAAGCTGTTAGTGGGGCTGGGTTTTATTTTGCCCCAGATCCTTCAAGTCAAATTATTTGTTCGATTGGTGGGAATATTGCCGAAAATTCTGGGGGAGTACATTGTTTAAAATATGGTGTCACTACTAATCATGTTTTGGGTTTAAAACTTGTGCTTCCTAATGGTGCAATTGTTGATGTGGGTGGACAAATTCCCGAAACCCCAGGTTATGATTTAACAGGTGTCTTTGTGGGTTCGGAAGGAACATTAGGAATTGCCACAGAAATCACTTTAAAAATTCTCAAAACTGCCGAATCAATTTGTGTGCTATTAGCCGATTTCACCAGTGTAGATGCTGCGGCTGCTACTGTTTCTGATATTATCAGCGCGGGAATTATTCCCGGTGGTATGGAGATGATGGATAATATTAGTATTAATGCTGTAGAAGATGTTGTAGCTACTAATTGTTATCCCCGTGATGCGACGGCGATTTTGTTAGTAGAAATTGATGGTTTAGAAGTCGAAGTTTCTGCCAATAAACAGCGAGTTATAGAAATTTGTAAAAAGAATGGGGCGCGAAATGTTACTAGTGCTAGTGACCCAGAAACTAGATTAAAATTATGGAAAGGTAGAAAAGCAGCTTTTGCGGCTGCGGGACATATTAGCCCAGATTATTATGTGCAAGATGGGGTAATTCCTCGAACTCAATTACCTTATGTTCTCCAGGAAATTGAAAGATTAAGTCATAAATATGGTTATCCCATTGCTAATGTTTTTCATGCTGGAGATGGTAATTTACACCCATTAATTTTATTTGATAATTCTGTACATGGAGAATTGGAAAAAGTCGAAGAATTGGGAGGGGAAATTCTCAAGCTATGTGTAAAAGTCGGTGGTAGTATTTCCGGTGAACATGGTATTGGTGCTGATAAAAAATGCTATATGCCAGATATGTTTAGTGAATCTGATTTGGAAACTATGCAATGGGTAAGACAGGTTTTTAATCCCCAAGGTTTAGCAAATCCTGGGAAGATTTTCCCCACACCTCGCACTTGTGGAGAATCAGCAAAAGCATCTATTCAAAAATTCCCAGATGTAGAAAGATTCTAA
- a CDS encoding M48 family metalloprotease: MSLQSGLNAFQQGQYQEAVYLLEEFSQNSLELNSPDYLTAQIWLVKAYQKIGRTEQATVLWQKLINSDNLQVREWAEKNQPVFSSVTQSSFPKAGRAATMAVNLAMGGVGGSLALASGVTIALLFGMVFVLGLSLVLISTSSDPVTGLAIAIGITLIFNLAAFFLSPFLMDLSQSWLYQTRWVNLAEIENLSPETGEIIRQVCRQKNIKIPRLGIIEDQNPTAFTYGSLPNSARLVVSQGLFTYLDDDEVATVYAHELGHIVHWDFAIMTVASTLVQICYLIYSTVRRFTSGGDDNKIKDALKTAGFVAYIFHIIGTYLLLYLSRTREYFADHFAAETTGNPNGLSRALVKIAYGIVQEGSRAQEPSRLIEGTRALGIYDHKAASSTGTAYRISSDPQKIGRVFLWDMFNPWGLWMELNSTHPLTGKRVRALSTYSEQLGLSTEFDMGRVIGEGKNLNKKKLYGNFFLDVILYGAETIGFFLGLIIGAFIFSVANNLGLTLGAPLIGVGIGILIKAFVMFPDYSKSVATDILTLMSNPYASPLRGQPATLEGQLIGRGDAGYKFGSDLKLQDPSGMLYLHYASRFGSIGNFLFGMKRVESLIGQNVGTIGWFRRGIMPWMDLIQLKGENGTIVHSYHRFWSFIMGSGLIILGVALTVLLSSN; this comes from the coding sequence ATGTCATTGCAATCAGGGTTAAATGCCTTTCAACAAGGGCAATATCAAGAGGCGGTTTATCTCCTAGAGGAATTTTCCCAAAATTCCCTAGAACTCAACTCTCCAGATTATCTGACAGCCCAAATATGGCTGGTGAAAGCTTATCAGAAAATAGGGAGAACTGAACAAGCGACTGTTCTCTGGCAAAAATTAATCAACAGCGATAACCTACAGGTGCGAGAATGGGCAGAAAAAAACCAGCCTGTTTTCTCTTCAGTCACACAGTCCAGTTTCCCAAAAGCGGGACGTGCAGCAACCATGGCAGTGAATTTGGCTATGGGAGGAGTAGGTGGGAGTTTAGCCTTAGCATCTGGTGTCACCATAGCCTTGTTATTTGGCATGGTTTTTGTTTTGGGTTTAAGCCTAGTATTAATTTCCACTAGTAGTGATCCTGTCACCGGACTAGCGATCGCTATTGGTATTACTTTAATATTCAATCTAGCGGCTTTTTTCCTCTCACCCTTCCTAATGGATCTAAGTCAAAGCTGGTTGTACCAAACTCGTTGGGTAAACTTAGCAGAAATCGAAAACCTCAGTCCAGAAACAGGGGAAATTATCCGCCAAGTCTGCCGACAAAAAAACATCAAAATCCCCAGACTGGGAATCATCGAAGATCAAAACCCCACAGCTTTTACTTATGGTTCTTTACCTAACAGTGCCCGCTTAGTCGTCAGCCAAGGACTGTTTACTTACCTAGATGATGATGAAGTTGCTACCGTTTACGCCCATGAACTAGGGCATATAGTCCACTGGGACTTTGCCATTATGACTGTGGCTTCTACCTTAGTGCAGATTTGTTACTTAATTTACAGTACAGTCAGAAGATTTACCAGTGGCGGTGACGACAACAAAATCAAAGATGCTTTAAAAACTGCTGGTTTCGTTGCCTATATCTTTCACATTATCGGTACATACCTGCTGTTATATCTTTCTCGCACCAGAGAATATTTTGCAGACCACTTTGCAGCGGAAACAACAGGGAATCCCAACGGACTCTCCCGCGCCTTAGTCAAAATTGCCTATGGCATCGTGCAAGAGGGTTCACGCGCCCAAGAACCCAGTCGCCTAATTGAAGGAACTCGCGCTTTAGGAATTTACGACCACAAAGCCGCATCTTCAACAGGTACAGCTTACCGCATTTCCTCAGATCCTCAAAAAATCGGTCGCGTCTTCTTGTGGGATATGTTTAACCCTTGGGGTTTGTGGATGGAATTAAATTCTACTCATCCTCTTACTGGTAAACGAGTCCGCGCCCTCAGCACATACTCCGAACAACTAGGTTTATCAACTGAGTTCGACATGGGGCGAGTCATCGGTGAGGGTAAAAACTTAAACAAGAAAAAGCTTTACGGCAACTTCTTTTTAGATGTGATTTTGTATGGTGCAGAAACTATCGGCTTCTTCCTGGGTTTAATTATCGGCGCATTCATATTCTCGGTTGCCAACAACCTTGGCCTAACACTAGGTGCGCCATTGATTGGTGTAGGAATCGGCATATTAATCAAAGCTTTTGTCATGTTCCCCGACTACAGCAAGTCCGTAGCTACAGATATTCTCACCTTAATGTCAAACCCCTATGCCAGTCCTTTGCGGGGACAACCCGCCACTTTAGAAGGGCAATTAATTGGCCGGGGTGATGCTGGTTATAAATTTGGTTCTGACTTGAAACTACAAGATCCTAGCGGAATGCTTTATTTACACTACGCTTCCCGTTTTGGTTCAATTGGTAATTTTCTGTTTGGGATGAAACGAGTAGAAAGTCTAATTGGTCAAAATGTAGGAACTATTGGTTGGTTTCGTCGGGGTATTATGCCTTGGATGGATTTAATCCAATTAAAAGGAGAAAATGGCACAATTGTCCACAGTTATCACCGCTTCTGGTCATTTATTATGGGTAGTGGATTAATTATTTTAGGAGTGGCATTGACTGTGCTTTTGAGTAGCAACTAG
- a CDS encoding response regulator, whose translation MTEKPEKRILVIDDNDDVGFLISTCLEEFGSSQVLIANSAKKGLSLAQTQKPDVILLDVMMPEMNGITLFGLLQSEPKTQAIPVIFMTAKVQNSDIELYRNLGVKGIISKPFEPFTLVEQIIEMLQ comes from the coding sequence ATGACAGAAAAACCAGAAAAACGTATTTTAGTAATAGATGATAATGATGATGTGGGATTTCTCATTTCCACTTGTCTGGAAGAATTTGGATCATCGCAAGTGTTGATAGCTAATAGTGCGAAAAAAGGTTTAAGTTTAGCACAAACACAAAAACCAGATGTCATCCTTTTAGATGTAATGATGCCAGAAATGAATGGGATAACTTTATTTGGTTTATTGCAAAGTGAACCTAAGACCCAAGCAATACCAGTAATTTTCATGACTGCTAAAGTCCAAAATTCAGATATAGAACTATATCGCAACTTAGGAGTTAAAGGGATAATTAGCAAACCATTTGAACCTTTTACATTAGTAGAACAAATCATCGAGATGCTACAATGA
- a CDS encoding GAF domain-containing protein, giving the protein MNKINFLQVNTPIDLSNCDQELLAEVKNRTVDLENYQAALQRQIEQERLVMAIALRVRESLHLDQILNTAVHEVREFMQADRVFIYRFQPDYRDYSGYVVVESVDDAWTPALNAGIENTYLMENHGGRYIQGGFLAIADIYTADLAECDRDLLAKFQIKAKLSVPIMQGQKLWGLLIANQCTTSRQWQPWEIDFLQKLATQVGIAIQQSELYQQLEQELQERQKIETALRRSENLFRSLNEFAPVGIFQTDTQGRMIYNNPSCQKICGFTIEQSLGEGWINFIHFDDLEVFSPQWNEGVSTHQQLATEIRFVHEDKTVRICRLIAVPIFSDLNEFVGYVGTLEDITDNRLMEKMKSEFISIVSHELRTPLTSIRSSLGLLTTSGIRNNPEKMQKILDIAASNAERLTRLLNDILDLERLETNKFVLNKKSCDAMTLIHQAVDSIQTLVKEENISLQILGNSVQLWIDEDRILQILVNLISNAFKFSPPHTTIKITVEETPDSHLFKIRDQGRGIPSDKIETIFGKFQQVDTSDSREKGGTGLGLAICDTIIKQHEGKIWVESVLGQGSTFYFSIPKQVTDDR; this is encoded by the coding sequence ATGAACAAAATCAATTTTTTACAAGTAAATACACCAATAGATTTAAGCAACTGTGATCAAGAACTATTGGCAGAAGTTAAAAACCGAACTGTTGACCTAGAAAATTATCAAGCAGCATTACAACGGCAAATAGAACAGGAAAGACTGGTGATGGCGATCGCCTTACGTGTTCGTGAAAGTTTGCATCTGGATCAAATCCTCAACACTGCTGTACATGAAGTTCGGGAATTTATGCAAGCAGACCGAGTATTTATTTATCGTTTTCAGCCAGACTACAGAGACTACAGTGGATATGTAGTGGTGGAATCTGTTGATGATGCTTGGACTCCTGCGTTAAATGCCGGCATTGAAAATACTTACTTGATGGAAAATCATGGAGGGAGATACATACAAGGAGGCTTTCTAGCCATAGCAGATATTTATACAGCCGATCTAGCTGAATGTGATCGTGATTTACTAGCGAAATTTCAAATCAAAGCCAAATTGTCAGTTCCTATTATGCAGGGACAAAAATTATGGGGGCTATTAATTGCCAATCAATGTACGACATCAAGACAGTGGCAACCTTGGGAAATTGATTTCCTGCAAAAATTAGCAACACAAGTAGGCATTGCCATTCAACAATCAGAACTATACCAACAATTAGAACAAGAACTACAAGAACGTCAAAAAATTGAAACTGCTTTGCGACGTAGTGAAAACTTATTTCGTTCTCTCAATGAATTTGCACCTGTAGGTATTTTTCAAACAGATACCCAAGGAAGAATGATCTATAACAATCCTAGCTGTCAGAAAATTTGTGGTTTTACCATAGAACAATCATTAGGAGAAGGCTGGATCAATTTTATTCACTTTGATGATTTAGAAGTATTTTCACCTCAGTGGAATGAGGGAGTATCAACACATCAGCAACTCGCTACAGAAATACGTTTTGTCCATGAAGATAAAACTGTTCGGATTTGTCGGCTAATTGCTGTTCCCATATTTTCTGATCTTAATGAATTTGTGGGATATGTCGGCACTCTCGAAGATATTACAGATAATCGATTAATGGAAAAAATGAAAAGTGAGTTCATTTCCATAGTTAGTCATGAATTACGAACTCCATTAACATCTATTCGTAGTTCTTTAGGATTACTAACTACTAGTGGCATCAGAAATAACCCAGAAAAAATGCAGAAAATATTAGATATTGCTGCTAGTAATGCCGAACGTTTAACAAGGTTATTAAATGACATTCTTGATTTAGAACGACTAGAAACTAACAAATTTGTCTTGAATAAAAAATCCTGCGATGCGATGACATTAATACACCAGGCTGTAGACTCTATTCAAACATTAGTCAAAGAAGAGAATATTTCTTTACAAATATTAGGTAATTCTGTGCAATTGTGGATAGATGAAGACAGAATTTTGCAAATTCTTGTTAACTTAATCAGTAATGCCTTTAAATTTTCTCCCCCTCACACTACCATCAAAATCACTGTGGAAGAAACGCCAGATAGCCATTTATTTAAAATTCGAGATCAAGGGAGGGGTATTCCTAGCGATAAAATAGAAACAATTTTTGGTAAGTTTCAACAAGTAGATACTAGTGACTCCCGTGAAAAAGGAGGAACAGGTTTAGGTTTAGCTATTTGTGATACTATTATTAAACAGCATGAGGGCAAAATTTGGGTAGAAAGTGTTTTAGGACAAGGTAGCACTTTTTATTTTTCTATTCCTAAGCAGGTAACAGATGACAGGTAA
- a CDS encoding glycoside hydrolase family 10 protein, with the protein MNSVLRRFFVYFLCLGFVISLTMFPISANPSYTQNSNSLPVTTEIRGVWLTNVASGVFYLPWGIERAISQLAALNFNTIYPVVWNRGYTFYKSPLAKKVTGLDSQPLLNFIHGNNDFLAKLIKLARSQNLTIIPWFEYGFMTPPDSALAKLHPNWLTIGQKGVESISENLREDMINGVYKQAWLNPLHPQVQNFIRGLILEVVENYNVDGIQIDDHFGMPVQFGYDAFTVKLYQKEHQGKKPPTNPLDPEWMRWRANKITAFMVSISKSVKAIKPYIKISLSPNSQYFAYKYYLQDWETWVKQDLIDELILQVYRSDKTSFIKEISKPTIKLATSKIPVAIGISTGNLLKPVNINKIKEQIQIVRNQKLSGFSFFYWESLWGYITPESPYQRRRAFLKMFDTQALRPLKIKKL; encoded by the coding sequence ATGAATTCTGTATTACGGCGGTTTTTTGTGTATTTTTTGTGTTTGGGATTTGTCATCAGTTTAACAATGTTTCCCATTTCTGCAAATCCTAGTTATACTCAAAATTCAAATTCTCTGCCTGTAACTACAGAAATTCGCGGTGTTTGGTTGACTAATGTTGCTAGTGGTGTGTTTTATCTGCCTTGGGGGATTGAAAGGGCTATAAGTCAATTAGCGGCACTCAATTTTAATACTATTTATCCGGTAGTTTGGAATCGAGGGTACACTTTTTATAAAAGTCCTTTAGCGAAAAAAGTCACAGGTTTAGATAGTCAACCTTTGCTGAATTTTATCCATGGGAACAATGATTTTTTAGCCAAATTAATAAAATTAGCTAGAAGTCAAAATTTGACAATAATTCCCTGGTTTGAATATGGGTTCATGACTCCTCCTGATTCAGCTTTAGCTAAACTACACCCAAATTGGTTAACTATCGGACAAAAGGGGGTAGAATCTATCTCGGAAAATTTGCGAGAAGATATGATTAATGGGGTTTATAAACAAGCTTGGTTAAATCCTCTACATCCTCAAGTCCAAAATTTTATTCGAGGTTTAATTTTAGAAGTTGTTGAAAATTATAATGTAGATGGCATTCAAATTGATGATCATTTTGGAATGCCTGTGCAGTTTGGTTATGATGCTTTTACTGTAAAACTTTATCAAAAGGAACATCAAGGAAAAAAACCGCCGACTAATCCTCTTGATCCAGAATGGATGCGCTGGAGGGCTAATAAAATTACTGCATTTATGGTAAGTATTTCTAAATCTGTTAAGGCAATTAAGCCCTATATAAAAATATCTCTTTCTCCAAATTCACAATATTTTGCCTATAAATACTATTTACAAGATTGGGAAACTTGGGTAAAACAAGATTTAATTGATGAGTTGATTTTACAAGTATATAGAAGTGATAAAACCTCTTTTATTAAGGAAATATCTAAACCTACAATTAAGTTGGCTACGAGTAAAATTCCTGTAGCTATTGGTATATCAACAGGAAATTTATTAAAGCCTGTAAATATTAACAAAATTAAAGAACAAATACAAATAGTTCGTAATCAAAAACTTTCTGGTTTCTCTTTTTTCTATTGGGAAAGTTTATGGGGTTATATTACTCCTGAATCACCTTATCAGCGTCGTCGGGCTTTTTTGAAGATGTTTGATACTCAAGCTCTCAGACCATTAAAAATCAAGAAGTTATAA
- a CDS encoding metal-binding protein → MPSGQTHDRITIWSMPVVAGITLVSTHSSNMTLLVAGGFMFGGLMFGPDLDIYSRQFQRWGFLRWIWLPYQKSLRHRSFLSHGPIIGTILRVIYLTTFLALVALLVVIIFTKLGNVTWNWGEVWGTLGKTIYIYYGEFFALFLGCELGAMSHSCSDWTVSGYKRFQKQGIQGLLPRGKIKKRKVSPSRRSAKKR, encoded by the coding sequence ATGCCCTCTGGTCAAACGCATGATCGCATTACTATTTGGTCTATGCCTGTGGTGGCGGGTATAACATTAGTTTCCACTCATAGCAGTAATATGACATTGTTGGTGGCGGGTGGGTTTATGTTTGGGGGGCTGATGTTTGGTCCCGATTTGGATATTTACTCCCGTCAATTTCAGCGTTGGGGTTTTCTGCGGTGGATTTGGCTACCTTATCAAAAAAGTCTGCGTCATCGGTCTTTTTTATCTCATGGTCCGATTATTGGCACGATTTTAAGGGTGATATATCTCACGACTTTTTTGGCACTTGTAGCCCTTTTGGTTGTGATAATTTTCACCAAGTTGGGAAATGTGACTTGGAACTGGGGGGAAGTCTGGGGGACTTTGGGGAAAACTATCTATATATATTATGGAGAATTTTTTGCCCTCTTTCTCGGCTGTGAACTCGGGGCAATGAGTCATTCTTGCAGCGATTGGACTGTTTCTGGTTACAAGCGATTTCAAAAACAGGGTATTCAAGGTTTACTCCCCCGTGGCAAAATTAAGAAACGTAAAGTTAGCCCCAGTCGTCGCAGTGCGAAAAAGCGGTAA
- the pgsA gene encoding CDP-diacylglycerol--glycerol-3-phosphate 3-phosphatidyltransferase has translation MTLPNWITFSRLLGIPFLLYGLYNPTNEAKWICLTIFLIAALTDWLDGYLARKLNQISELGKFLDPLVDKLLVLAPLLVLVELGKIPAWAVFIILARELAIAGWRVNQTTITGANIWGKLKTVSQIIAISLLIAPLSPIWQTPVLIAFWISVILTILSGIIYLIPQKISEETSKNEN, from the coding sequence ATGACTTTACCTAACTGGATTACTTTTTCTCGATTGCTGGGAATACCTTTTTTACTTTATGGTTTATACAATCCCACCAATGAAGCAAAATGGATATGTTTAACTATATTTTTAATTGCGGCTTTAACTGATTGGTTAGATGGATATTTAGCCAGAAAACTTAACCAAATTAGTGAGTTAGGTAAGTTTCTTGATCCTTTGGTAGATAAATTATTGGTACTTGCACCATTATTAGTATTAGTAGAATTAGGAAAAATCCCAGCTTGGGCAGTGTTTATAATTTTAGCACGGGAATTAGCGATCGCTGGTTGGCGAGTTAATCAAACTACTATTACTGGTGCGAATATTTGGGGTAAACTGAAAACAGTCAGTCAAATCATTGCTATATCGCTATTAATTGCCCCCTTATCACCAATTTGGCAAACTCCTGTTTTAATTGCCTTTTGGATATCTGTAATATTAACAATTCTTTCAGGAATTATTTATCTTATTCCTCAAAAAATTAGTGAGGAAACGAGTAAAAATGAAAATTGA
- the mazG gene encoding nucleoside triphosphate pyrophosphohydrolase: protein MEVNQTLLALQELIDVVAKLRSPQGCPWDLAQTPESLTPYVIEEAYEVVDAIQTGDKKAISEELGDLLLQVVLQAQIASEAGDFSLQEIAEGIAQKLIRRHPHVFADVTVANMEEVHKNWETIKAAEKGETVEEQKLSDKLNRYRRSLPPLNAAMKISEKAAKVGFEWNNVDEVWGKFQEELGEFQQALAEETKERQESELGDLLFAIIQIARWHKLDPSAGLQGTSQRFIQRLQKMEDVIERPLTDYSLEELDALWQQAKAQLGH from the coding sequence ATGGAAGTTAATCAAACTTTGCTGGCGTTACAAGAATTAATTGATGTGGTGGCAAAATTGCGATCGCCTCAAGGTTGTCCTTGGGATTTGGCACAAACCCCGGAAAGCCTGACTCCTTACGTGATTGAGGAGGCTTATGAGGTGGTAGACGCAATTCAAACAGGGGATAAAAAGGCTATTTCTGAAGAATTAGGTGATTTATTATTACAAGTAGTATTACAGGCGCAAATTGCCAGTGAAGCGGGTGATTTTTCTCTGCAAGAAATTGCTGAGGGTATTGCTCAAAAGTTAATCCGTCGTCATCCTCATGTATTTGCTGATGTGACTGTGGCAAATATGGAAGAGGTACACAAAAATTGGGAAACCATCAAAGCAGCAGAAAAAGGAGAAACTGTAGAAGAGCAAAAACTCAGTGATAAATTGAATCGTTATCGTCGCAGTCTTCCCCCCTTAAATGCGGCGATGAAGATATCTGAAAAAGCTGCTAAAGTTGGTTTTGAGTGGAATAATGTAGATGAAGTTTGGGGAAAATTCCAGGAAGAGTTAGGGGAATTTCAACAGGCTTTAGCTGAAGAAACCAAAGAAAGACAAGAATCAGAATTAGGTGATTTACTATTTGCCATTATTCAAATTGCCAGATGGCATAAACTTGATCCTAGTGCGGGTTTACAAGGGACAAGTCAGCGATTTATTCAACGATTGCAAAAAATGGAAGATGTAATTGAACGTCCGTTGACAGATTATAGTTTAGAAGAATTAGATGCCCTGTGGCAACAGGCTAAAGCTCAACTTGGTCATTAG
- a CDS encoding AAA family ATPase, whose translation MTAVIGKNGVGKSTIFDTFGFLADCLKNGVEEACDARGRGGFERIRSQGQEGSIQFDIYYKEDSHARPITYELAIDIDSSGRPYVKSERLRQRRRGQSKGQPFSFLILNEGRGIAWKGEQEGKQVEEAENDFDLSDLIDKIQRGEAAEESKETEVVELDDKRKLGIATLGSLKQHPRISGFRRFIEGWYLSYFTPDAARSLPLAGPQKHLNIHGDNLGNVVQFMEREHPKKFQSILEKIAKKIPGVNKISTDKTLDSRLLLRFNDKGFQDPFYAQQMSDGTLKVFAYLLLLEDPSPPPFLCIEEPENGLYHKLLETLAQEFREHTTGQKGGSQIFVTTHQPYFVDALEPEEVWVLEKGEDGFAKIKRASEDPLINNLVSEGLPLGGLWYSDYLDAR comes from the coding sequence ATGACAGCCGTTATTGGTAAAAATGGTGTGGGAAAAAGTACAATTTTCGACACTTTTGGCTTTCTTGCTGACTGCTTAAAAAATGGAGTAGAAGAAGCCTGTGATGCTCGTGGTCGTGGTGGTTTTGAGAGAATTCGTTCCCAAGGACAAGAAGGAAGTATTCAGTTTGATATCTATTATAAAGAGGATAGTCATGCTAGACCAATTACTTATGAGTTAGCAATAGACATTGACTCATCTGGAAGACCTTACGTAAAGAGTGAGAGACTTAGACAACGCAGAAGAGGACAAAGCAAGGGACAACCTTTTTCCTTTTTAATTCTCAATGAAGGTAGAGGAATCGCGTGGAAAGGTGAACAAGAAGGTAAACAGGTTGAAGAAGCAGAAAATGATTTTGATTTGTCAGATTTAATAGATAAAATCCAAAGAGGGGAAGCAGCAGAAGAGAGTAAAGAAACGGAGGTAGTCGAACTTGATGATAAACGAAAACTGGGAATTGCTACTTTAGGTTCACTCAAACAACACCCAAGAATTTCAGGTTTTCGGAGATTTATTGAAGGATGGTATTTAAGCTATTTTACCCCAGATGCTGCACGCAGTTTACCTCTAGCTGGACCACAAAAGCATTTGAATATTCATGGGGATAATCTGGGTAATGTAGTTCAGTTTATGGAAAGAGAACACCCGAAAAAGTTTCAATCCATACTGGAAAAAATAGCAAAAAAAATTCCAGGTGTGAATAAAATTAGTACAGACAAAACTCTAGACAGCAGACTTCTACTTCGTTTCAATGATAAGGGGTTTCAAGATCCATTTTATGCTCAACAAATGTCAGATGGAACACTTAAAGTATTCGCTTATCTCCTCCTATTAGAAGATCCCTCACCACCGCCATTTTTGTGCATTGAAGAACCAGAAAATGGACTTTACCATAAACTATTAGAAACCCTGGCACAAGAATTTCGAGAACACACTACAGGACAAAAAGGTGGATCACAAATATTTGTGACAACTCATCAACCATATTTTGTAGATGCCCTTGAACCTGAAGAGGTTTGGGTATTGGAAAAAGGTGAGGATGGATTTGCTAAAATTAAACGAGCTAGTGAAGATCCTCTAATTAATAACCTTGTTTCTGAAGGGTTACCCCTTGGGGGACTTTGGTACAGTGATTATTTAGATGCCAGGTGA